A single genomic interval of Sebastes umbrosus isolate fSebUmb1 chromosome 11, fSebUmb1.pri, whole genome shotgun sequence harbors:
- the brd2b gene encoding bromodomain-containing protein 2b isoform X2 has translation MALEHLYKKPTDDIVLMAQPLEKIFLQKVAQMPEDEVELPPPAARSKNSRGRGRKSNSRAQQVPAVSQSAYSPSSSDTGESMLANSPQTVLTKSLPPANIMGLPPTQPTTKKKGVKRKADTTTPSTMGLTVGMSGATHMVGLGKGGHGGQVHDTSLHTISSIGGMSLETPPGMGLVRSPGGPVLLQPMMAGSGRRVGSGRPIKPPKKDLPDSVQAQPSRKGKLSPQLRYCSGLLKDMLSKKHAAYAWPFYTPVDAAALGLHDYHDIIKCPMDLSTIKRKMDCREYRDAQQFASDVRLMFSNCYKYNPPDHDVVGMARKLQDVFEFRFAKMPDEPHMDHTAMSMSGHPTSSSSSSSSSSSSSSSTSDSEPSSESEESESSPNSDSEEERAHRLAELQDQVCTQLRAMHEQLAALSQGPIVKAKKKKEKKDKKEKKKKQKKLEKRSRAVRSRAGSEEWKMPGKILKTKSARAGGSQPKKSQGKKSNKNSKATKKPFYPPPPTSMLPHYDSEEEEEIVPMSYDEKRQLSLDINKLPGEKLGRVVHIIQSREPSLRDTNPEEIEIDFETLKPSTLKELERYVMTCLRKKPRKPYGEQGAAGKKGGVGKSKEELTLEKRMELERRLQDVSGQLNSVKKPTKPKVEKPSTVETHTQPSRLSGSSSSSDSSSSSSSSSSSDTSDSDSG, from the exons atggcattGGAACATCTCTATAAAAAA CCGACAGACGACATTGTGCTGATGGCTCAGCCCTTAGAGAAGATCTTTCTCCAAAAGGTGGCCCAGATGCCCGAGGACGAAGTTGAGCtgcctcctccagctgctcGAAGCAAGAACAGCAGGGGAAGAGGTCGCAAGTCTAACT CGAGGGCTCAGCAGGTGCCAGCGGTGTCCCAGTCAGCCTACTCCCCCTCTTCCTCGGACACTGGGGAGTCCATGCTGGCCAACTCTCCCCAGACTGTGCTGACCAAAAGCCTGCCTCCGGCCAACATCATGGGCCTGCCCCCTACACAGCCCACAACCAAG aaaaaaggtgtgaaacgTAAGGCAGACACCACCACCCCCTCCACCATGGGCTTGACTGTGGGCATGTCGGGAGCAACGCACATGGTGGGCTTGGGGAAAGGAGGCCACGGGGGCCAGGTCCACGACACCTCCTTGCACACCATCTCCTCCATTGGGGGCATGAGCTTGGAGACCCCACCTGGGATGGGCCTGGTCAGGAGCCCTGGAGGTCCCGTCCTGCTCCAGCCAATGATGGCAGGCAGCGGACGCAGAGTGGGCAGCGGACGCCCCATTAAACCCCCCAAGAAGGACTTGCCTGATTCTGTCCAGGCTCAGCCCTCAAGGAAGGGCAAGCTAAGCCCTCAGCTGAGGTACTGCAGTGGGCTGCTGAAGGACATGTTGTCAAAGAAACATGCTGCGTACGCTTGGCCTTTCTACACACCTGTGGACGCAGCTGCACTGGGACTTCATGACTATCATGACATCATTAAGTGTCCCATGGACCTCAGCACCATCAAG AGGAAGATGGACTGTCGTGAATACAGGGACGCTCAACAGTTTGCTAGCGATGTCAGACTCATGTTCTCCAACTGCTACAAGTACAACCCACCTGACCATGATGTCGTGGGCATGGCACGGAAACTGCAG GATGTATTTGAGTTCCGTTTTGCCAAGATGCCAGACGAACCACATATGGATCACACAGCCATGTCAATGAGTGGCCATCCAACGTCCTCGtcgtcctcttcctcgtcctcgtcgtcctcctcttcctccacctctgaCAGTGAGccgagcagtgagagtgaagagAGTGAGAGCAGCCCCAACTCAGACAGCGAGGAAGAGCGAGCACATCGTTTGGCTGAGTTACAGGACCAGGTGTGCACACAA ctCAGAGCCATGCATGAGCAGCTGGCTGCCCTCTCCCAAGGCCCCATCGTCAAggccaagaagaagaaagagaagaaggacaaaaaggagaaaaagaagaagcagaagaagctgGAGAAGCGAAGTCGAGCTGTGAGAAGCAGAGCTGGCTCTGAGGAATGGAAAATGCCCGGCAAGATCCTGAAAACCAAGTCTGCCAGAGCAGGTGGCTCCCAGCCCAAGAAGAGCCAGGGGAAGAAGAGTAACAAGAACAGCAA GGCCACAAAAAAGCCATTCTACCCCCCACCGCCCACTTCCATGCTGCCGCACTACGactctgaggaagaggaggagatcgTGCCCATGTCATACGATGAGAAGCGCCAGCTGAGCCTTGACATCAACAAGCTGCCGGGGGAGAAGCTGGGTCGTGTGGTCCACATCATTCAGTCCAGGGAGCCTTCACTGAGGGACACCAACCCCGAGGAGATAGAGATCGACTTTGAAACGCTCAAACCGTCGACACTGAAAGAACTGGAGCGCTACGTCATGACCTGTCTGAGGAAGAAGCCCCGCAAGCCTTACGGTGAACAAG GCGCAGCAGGAAAGAAAGGCGGTGTTGGCAAGTCTAAAGAGGAGCTGACTCTGGAGAAGAGgatggagctggagaggaggcTGCAAGATGTCAGTGGGCAACTAAATTCTGTCAAGAAACCTACGAAACCTAAAG TGGAGAAGCCCAGCACTGTCGAGACTCACACCCAGCCCTCTCGCCTCAGCGGCAGCAGTTCCTCCTCCGACTCGTCTTCTTCCTCGTCTTCTTCCTCGTCTTCAGACACCAGTGATTCAGACTCTGGTTGA
- the brd2b gene encoding bromodomain-containing protein 2b isoform X3 encodes MAQPLEKIFLQKVAQMPEDEVELPPPAARSKNSRGRGRKSNSRAQQVPAVSQSAYSPSSSDTGESMLANSPQTVLTKSLPPANIMGLPPTQPTTKKKGVKRKADTTTPSTMGLTVGMSGATHMVGLGKGGHGGQVHDTSLHTISSIGGMSLETPPGMGLVRSPGGPVLLQPMMAGSGRRVGSGRPIKPPKKDLPDSVQAQPSRKGKLSPQLRYCSGLLKDMLSKKHAAYAWPFYTPVDAAALGLHDYHDIIKCPMDLSTIKRKMDCREYRDAQQFASDVRLMFSNCYKYNPPDHDVVGMARKLQDVFEFRFAKMPDEPHMDHTAMSMSGHPTSSSSSSSSSSSSSSSTSDSEPSSESEESESSPNSDSEEERAHRLAELQDQVCTQLRAMHEQLAALSQGPIVKAKKKKEKKDKKEKKKKQKKLEKRSRAVRSRAGSEEWKMPGKILKTKSARAGGSQPKKSQGKKSNKNSKATKKPFYPPPPTSMLPHYDSEEEEEIVPMSYDEKRQLSLDINKLPGEKLGRVVHIIQSREPSLRDTNPEEIEIDFETLKPSTLKELERYVMTCLRKKPRKPYGEQGAAGKKGGVGKSKEELTLEKRMELERRLQDVSGQLNSVKKPTKPKVEKPSTVETHTQPSRLSGSSSSSDSSSSSSSSSSSDTSDSDSG; translated from the exons ATGGCTCAGCCCTTAGAGAAGATCTTTCTCCAAAAGGTGGCCCAGATGCCCGAGGACGAAGTTGAGCtgcctcctccagctgctcGAAGCAAGAACAGCAGGGGAAGAGGTCGCAAGTCTAACT CGAGGGCTCAGCAGGTGCCAGCGGTGTCCCAGTCAGCCTACTCCCCCTCTTCCTCGGACACTGGGGAGTCCATGCTGGCCAACTCTCCCCAGACTGTGCTGACCAAAAGCCTGCCTCCGGCCAACATCATGGGCCTGCCCCCTACACAGCCCACAACCAAG aaaaaaggtgtgaaacgTAAGGCAGACACCACCACCCCCTCCACCATGGGCTTGACTGTGGGCATGTCGGGAGCAACGCACATGGTGGGCTTGGGGAAAGGAGGCCACGGGGGCCAGGTCCACGACACCTCCTTGCACACCATCTCCTCCATTGGGGGCATGAGCTTGGAGACCCCACCTGGGATGGGCCTGGTCAGGAGCCCTGGAGGTCCCGTCCTGCTCCAGCCAATGATGGCAGGCAGCGGACGCAGAGTGGGCAGCGGACGCCCCATTAAACCCCCCAAGAAGGACTTGCCTGATTCTGTCCAGGCTCAGCCCTCAAGGAAGGGCAAGCTAAGCCCTCAGCTGAGGTACTGCAGTGGGCTGCTGAAGGACATGTTGTCAAAGAAACATGCTGCGTACGCTTGGCCTTTCTACACACCTGTGGACGCAGCTGCACTGGGACTTCATGACTATCATGACATCATTAAGTGTCCCATGGACCTCAGCACCATCAAG AGGAAGATGGACTGTCGTGAATACAGGGACGCTCAACAGTTTGCTAGCGATGTCAGACTCATGTTCTCCAACTGCTACAAGTACAACCCACCTGACCATGATGTCGTGGGCATGGCACGGAAACTGCAG GATGTATTTGAGTTCCGTTTTGCCAAGATGCCAGACGAACCACATATGGATCACACAGCCATGTCAATGAGTGGCCATCCAACGTCCTCGtcgtcctcttcctcgtcctcgtcgtcctcctcttcctccacctctgaCAGTGAGccgagcagtgagagtgaagagAGTGAGAGCAGCCCCAACTCAGACAGCGAGGAAGAGCGAGCACATCGTTTGGCTGAGTTACAGGACCAGGTGTGCACACAA ctCAGAGCCATGCATGAGCAGCTGGCTGCCCTCTCCCAAGGCCCCATCGTCAAggccaagaagaagaaagagaagaaggacaaaaaggagaaaaagaagaagcagaagaagctgGAGAAGCGAAGTCGAGCTGTGAGAAGCAGAGCTGGCTCTGAGGAATGGAAAATGCCCGGCAAGATCCTGAAAACCAAGTCTGCCAGAGCAGGTGGCTCCCAGCCCAAGAAGAGCCAGGGGAAGAAGAGTAACAAGAACAGCAA GGCCACAAAAAAGCCATTCTACCCCCCACCGCCCACTTCCATGCTGCCGCACTACGactctgaggaagaggaggagatcgTGCCCATGTCATACGATGAGAAGCGCCAGCTGAGCCTTGACATCAACAAGCTGCCGGGGGAGAAGCTGGGTCGTGTGGTCCACATCATTCAGTCCAGGGAGCCTTCACTGAGGGACACCAACCCCGAGGAGATAGAGATCGACTTTGAAACGCTCAAACCGTCGACACTGAAAGAACTGGAGCGCTACGTCATGACCTGTCTGAGGAAGAAGCCCCGCAAGCCTTACGGTGAACAAG GCGCAGCAGGAAAGAAAGGCGGTGTTGGCAAGTCTAAAGAGGAGCTGACTCTGGAGAAGAGgatggagctggagaggaggcTGCAAGATGTCAGTGGGCAACTAAATTCTGTCAAGAAACCTACGAAACCTAAAG TGGAGAAGCCCAGCACTGTCGAGACTCACACCCAGCCCTCTCGCCTCAGCGGCAGCAGTTCCTCCTCCGACTCGTCTTCTTCCTCGTCTTCTTCCTCGTCTTCAGACACCAGTGATTCAGACTCTGGTTGA